The Lysinibacillus irui sequence TTTTATTAAAGGTACTAGATAATTTACCGATTTCATCCCGTGAATTGACAGGTACACGTGTCTCATAATTCCCGTGGGACATCTGTTCTACTGCACGTTGTAAATCGTTTAATGGTCGCATAATATGTCGAATACCTTTATAAATCAAATAGCTAGCTACCACTAAAAATATAAAGGCACTAATGAACAGGAGAATAACTCCACTATTAGCTAACTCACTAATTTTAGCTAGCGGGAAGTAAATATAAATAATACCCTCTAATCGATTTTGATCAACGAGTGGTATCACTACTGAAATTAGTTGTCGATCAAACCTGGGCTCATAGCCAATTTTTTGCACGTATTTTCCTGATAATAATTTCTGTCTTTCTTCTGGTCCAATCAGTGTCTCATAATCTATATCAAACGGAACACAGGCACTTAACTCCCGAGGATTTCTTACTGCAAATATATTTAAATTTGAATAATCGTTAAATTGTTCAATATCTGCAATAAATTCATCCGTAACCTTGCCATTGTTATACATTGTCTGTAGCTTCAAGCCAACTTCCACCATTGTCTCTTCAGTATCTTGGACATATAAACGTTGATACAAAAAATTTGTGAGAACGTACATAAAGACAACGGTAATGATGAGAAATGCGAAAATCAACAACCAAATGCGAGTAGCAATCTTTTTCATTCGCCAGGATCAAAGCGGTAGCCCACTCCCCAAACGGTTTGAATATGCGCAGCCGCATCCTTTCCAAGCTTTATTCGTAAAGTTTTGATATGGGTATCAACGGTGCGCGTTCCACCTACATAATCAATATCCCAAATACGTTCTAATAATTGCTCTCTTGTATAGGCATTGCCCGGATTTTTCATAAATAAATGCAATAATTCAAATTCCTTTAAAGTAAGTGGAATACTCTTACCATCAACAGATACTTTACGTGCAATCTCGTCTATTTTAATAGGACCAAAAATTACGTACTTTTGCTGTAGCTCTGTAATATTCGCCCCACTTCTTCTTAAAACAGCATAAATCCTTGCTACAAGTTCATCATGTGTAAATGGCTTAACTATATAGTCATCTCCACCAAGTGTAAGGCCTTTTACCTTATCCTCATTGGCATCACGTGCTGTTAGAAAAATAATCGGTACATTGGACATCGCACGAATACTTTGACAAACAACAAAGCCATCCTCATGGGGCATCATGACATCGAGCAATACTAAATCAATTTTTTCTCGTACGATCACATCATATGCCTCTGTACCATTTGCGGCTGTAAATGTCTCAATATCGGAGTTATTGAGCATCATTTCTATTAATTTACGCATATCCTGCTCATCATCGACTATTAATACAGTTGTCATCATTGTTCCTCCCTTACTAACAGCTGAAAAGCACCTTTTCCTACATCAACTGTTTTTTCCTTCTGGCCGTCCTTTATAAAGTACAATGTATGATCATCATAGCCAGCGACAACAATATAGTTATTAAACTGGTTTACTACAAATGGATTTGCGCCAACCTCTTGATGCCATTTGATCTGGCCATCAAAACTAGCAACATATAACTCATTATGACCATGACTAACAACAAGGACAGCATCTTTTGTCTTTTTTAATCCTACAGGCATCAGAGGCATGTCAATCTCTCCATGCAGTTGGCCAGTAGATAAATCATATTTTTTAACAGAACTATTTGGCTTACTGCCTTCTCCATGTCCACCAATCCACAGCTCATGTGTTTCTTCAAGAATGGCTATTCCATGTGAGGATTTTTGAATGGGCCATTCCTGTTCAATGGACAAATCCTTCATATTTAACACCGATAATTTTGTATCTTTAAAATTTATAACATACAGTTTATCTTGATACGATGCCATAGACATAGGATAATTGCCAAGCTGCTGTGAACCAAGCTCATTTCCTTCTCGATCAAAGCTTGTCACTGTATTGGTTTTACTATTTGTTATAAAAAATTGTTGGATGTTGTCATCATAGTATACATTTGTTGTACCTATCTCTACTTTTTTTGAATAGAGCTTTTCTCCGGTTGATATTGTATAGACGTCAATATTATTTAATTGGTGTCCATACAATAATATTTGATCATTTCCTAATAGTATTGCCCCTGAATAAGCTTTATCAAATAACCATGTTGCAAAAACATTCCCATCCTCATCAATAAAATCTAATGATGGTTCTTGTATGTTTAATGAAGCTATAAAATTTCGATCTCTCTCAATGGGTTCATATGATTTTTCAGCGCAACCCGCTAACCATATTATTTGTAGTAACGAAAAAATGAAGAATGCCCATTTTTTCAACTTTATCACCTCTGCCCCTCTACTATACTTCACAATTGTGAAATTCGGGTGAAACTTGGAAGGTGAATTTATGACAAACCATAAAAATACATTTCACATTTTTTGCGTCGATTCCCTCCGTTCAATCATCTAACCAATTTTTTCTTTGTTACATATAGTACTAAGATAATGGTAAGGAGGTATAACATGATTTCAATCAGCTTATGTATGATTGTAAAAAATGAAGAAGATGTTATTGGTAGATGTCTTGAATCCGTTAAAGATTTAGTAGATGAAATTAATATCGTTGATACGGGCTCAACAGATAGCACGAAACAAGTCGTTGCACAATTTACAGATCGAATTTTTGACTTTAAATGGATTCATCATTTTGCAGCTGCACGGAACTTTTCCTTTCAGCAAGCAACAAAGGAATATATTCTCTGGCTAGATGCGGACGATGTTTTATTAGAGGAAGATCGAGAAAAATTTAAGGCGCTAAAAGAATCTCTGACTTCTGATATTGATGCTATTTCAATGAATTATCATTTAAGTTTTGATCATGAAGGTAATGTAGACGCCTTAATAAGAAGATATCGCCTTGTAAGAAGAGATAAGAAATTTCAGTGGATTGGAGCAGTGCATGAATATTTAGAAGTGGGTGGTATGCTGTTTGATAGTGATGTCGCCGTAAGTCACTTACCATTAACGCATGATCATACACGTAATATTGAGATTTATAAACAACTAGTCGAATCTGGAGAAACATTATCACCACGAGATACATTTTATTTTGCCAATGAATTACTAGATCATGGTTATTATGAAGAAGCCATTCATTATTACGAATTATTTTTAACCTCAAAATTAGGCTGGGTGGAAGATAATATTCGAGCTTGTTTCAAATTAGCAGATTGCTTTTCTCATTTAAACGATACAGAAAACAACTTTAGTGCTATTTTACGAAGCTTTGAATATGATGTACCTCGCCCTGAAGCTTGCTGCCGATTAGGTTATCATTTCATGGAGCAAAATAGAAATGATGAAGCCATTTTTTGGTACGAACAAGCACTTGTCATTAAACAAAAACCAAACGCTCCTTTTCAAAATAAAAGCTTTACTACTTGGCTCCCCCACTTACAGCTTTGTGTGCTTTATGACCGTTTGCAACAATACGAATTAGCAAATGCACACAATGAATTAGCTAGCTCCTTCATTCCGAATGACCCTAAAATTTTACACAATAAAAGGTATTTCGAAAGCATTTTAGCTAATGGACTAGACGATATCTAAATTACACTAGATACTCTAACTTAAGAAATTTAGGCAAATTGTAGCTAAGCATTCTAGTAGAATACATGCTGTTAAAAATAACTCTCGAAGTTTTAAAAATAACTCTATGTTTTAAAGGGAATAAGTAGTTATGTGTCTACCTCCTCTCTCATTCACAGAATACGATACTTGAGAGAGGAGGTGAAACTATGCATTTTGGGAAATTTCTAGATCGAGTTTGTAATAAATGCCATTCCTTTCCCTGTTGTTGTAAAACAGGGCCTATACCAGGTTGTCCAATTTGGCCGGTAAAACCTACCGGACCTACTGGATGTATTACAGGACCAACTGGACCTACGGGTATGACAGGTGTTACAGGGGCTACTGGGGCTACTGGACCTGCCGGCGTGACTGGACCTACTGGCGTGACTGGGCCTACTGGTGCTACTGGGGCTACCGGTTCGACTGGGGCTACTGGGGCTACTGGGGCTACTGGGGCTACTGGACCTGCTGGCGTGACTGGGCCTACTGGGGCCATTGGACCTGCTGGCATTACTGGGGCTACTGGGGCCATTGGACCTGCTGGCATTACTGGGGCTACTGGGGCTACTGGACCTGCCGGCGTGACTGGACCTACTGGCGCTATTGGACCTGCTGGTGTGACTGGGCCTACTGGGGCTACTGGGGCTACTGGACCGGCTGGCGTGACTGGGCCTACTGGTGCAATTGGACCGGCTGGCGCTACTGGCGCTACTGGGGCTACTGGCGGTATCGGGCCTGCCGGCGTGACTGGGCCTACTGGGGCTACCGGAGCGATTGGACCTGCCGGCATGACTGGGCCTACTGGGGCTACCGGAGCGATTGGGCCTGCTGGCGTGACTGGGCCTACTGGGGCTACTGGCGATATCGGGCCTGCCGGCGTGACTGGGGCTACCGGAGCGATTGGACCTGCTGGCGTAACTGGACCTACTGGCGCTACTGGTGAGATCGGACCTACTGGCGTGACTGGGGCTACTGGTGCCATTGGACCTGCCGGCATTACTGGGGCTACTGGTTCGACTGGTGCTACTGGACCTGCCGGCGTGACTGGGCCTACTGGCGCTATTGGACCTGCCGGCGTGACTGGGCCTACTGGGGCTACCGGAGCGATTGGGCCTGCTGGCGTAACTGGACCTACTGGCGCTACTGGTGAGATCGGACCTACTGGCGTGACTGGGGCTACTGGTGCCATTGGACCTGCCGGCATTACTGGGGCTACTGGTTCGACTGGTGCTACTGGACCTGCCGGCGTGACTGGGCCTACTGGGGCTACCGGAGCGATTGGACCTGCGGGCGTGACTGGACCTACTGGCGTAACTGGACCTACTGGTGCCATCGGACCTGCCGGCATTACTGGGGCTACTGGGGCTACTGGACCTGCCGGCGTGACTGGACCTACTGGGGCGCGTAACTGGACCTACTGGCGTGACTGGGCCTACTGGCGCTATTGGACCTGCCGGCGTACCTGGACCTACTGGCGCTACTGGTGATATTGGACCTACTGGCGTAACTGGCGCTACCGGGGCTACTGGTGCCATTGGACCTGCTGGTGTGACTGGACCTACTGGTGAGATCGGACCTACTGGCGTAACTGGACCTACTGGCGCAATTGGGCCTGTGGGCGTGACTGGACCTACTGGTGAGATCGGACCTACTGGCGTAACTGGACCTACTGGTGCCATTGGGCCTGCCGGCGTGACTGGGCCTACTGGTGCCATTGGACCTGCCGGCATTACTGGTGCTACTGGGGCTACTGGACCTGCCGGCGTGACTGGGCCTACTGGCGCTATTGGACCGGCTGGCGTGACTGGGCCTACTGGCGCTATTGGACCTGCCGGCATTACTGGTGCTACTGGGGCTACTGGACCTGCCGGCGTGACTGGGCCTACTGGGGCTACCGGAGCGATTGGACCTGCTGGCGTAACTGGACCTACTGGGGCTACTGGTGAGATCGGACCTACTGGCGTGACTGGACCTACTGGTGCCATTGGACCTGCCGGCATTACTGGTGCTACTGGTTCGACTGGTGCTACTGGACCTGCCGGCGTGACTGGGCCTACTGGCGCTATTGGACCTGCCGGCGTGACTGGGCCTACTGGCGCTATTGGACCTGCCGGCGTGACTGGGGCTACCGGAGCGATTGGGCCTGCTGGCGTAACTGGACCTACTGGTGAGATCGGACCTGCCGGCATTACTGGTGCTACTGGGGCTACCGGAGCGATTGGGCCTGCTGGTGTGACTGGACCTACTGGTGAGATCGGACCTGCCGGCATTACTGGTGCTACTGGGGCTACCGGAGCGATTGGGCCTGCTGGTGTGACTGGACCTACTGGGGCTACTGGTACCATTGGACCTGCTGGTGTGACTGGGCCTACTGGGGCTACTGGTGCCATTGGACCTGCTGGTGTGACTGGACCTACTGGGGCTACTGGTGCCATTGGACCTGCTGGTGTGACTGGACCTACTGGGGCTACTGGACCTGCGCTTACCGAAGGATTCTCAGCATTTAAAAACACACTAACTGTTAACGCTTCTACCTCTATTGCTGACTGGAGTGTAGCATCACCTTACTTTACAACGCCTGCTTTTAATCCAGCAACGGGGATTTTCACTGTACCAACTACAGGAAGATACTCCTTTGAAGCAACTATAAATTACTCTACTACTGCGGCCATTAGTGTTACTTTAGGGGGTGGAATCAATCCTTCATTTGCAATACGAAGAAATGCAACAACAAATCTAATTAGCGGCTTGTTCCCTGTATTGAATGTAAACGTCGCACTGGTATTAACTTTACGTGCAATACTTGGAAATGGTACTATCACTTTGGCAGGTGAAGTAGAATTAGTAGCTGGGGATACAATTGACTTGTTCTATGAAGCCAATGGTTTGACAATTGGACTTACGCTAGGTGGAGCTAACTCCGGTGGTATCGTTTGGTCATGTCATCGAATATCTTAAGTCTAATTATCTATTAGCTTTTTAAAGCAATTAGTAATCGAAATAGCAAACTATCTATATTAGTTTGCTATTTCTTATTCATCATTCAAAACATACATAAAAAAATAGTACAAACATTGATAGCTCATGTTTTGTACTATTTCTTTTTATTGCTGAAACATTTCCCTTACCACATCTTCTGCAATATGTTTCCCTTGCTGCACACATTCTGGTATAGATATTCCTTCAAATGAGCTTCCTGCAAGTTTTACAGTTGGAAAATGTTCATACAATTCCTGTTTTATTCGCTGGACCTTGGCTTCATGTCCTACTGTATATTGTGGCATTGCATTTTTCCAACGAGTCACTACTGTCATCATTGGTTCGCCATTTACCCCAATGGTTTTATTTAAATCCTGAAGTACAGTTTTTTCTATTTCAGTATCAGATAATGCTACAATGGCTTCGTCTCCAACACGCCCAATATAGCTACGTAATAATACATAATCGTCTGGAGAGGTACCTGGCCATTTTCGGTTCATCCAAGTACAAGAAGTAATTGAAAAATCACTATTTCGAGAGACATAAAAAGAAAGTGCATCCAAATCGCCAAGCTGTTCCTTTTTAAAGGCCATTGTGACAGTTGCAATGGTTGCTGCCTTCATCGTCCCTAATTCATTTAACAGACTATGCTTACTAAACATTTTTTCTGCCACATTAAATGGTGTAGCGATAATAACAGCATCTGCTTTTATATTGGAAAAATTGTTTAACATCACTTGAACGGTTCCGTCCTTGCCATGTTCAATTTCCTCCACTTTCACACCCTTCATAACTGTCCCTGGAAGTAGTGATTCTTCTATACTTTCAATCAGTGTTTCAAGGCCATTACTAAAGGTCTGAAAAATCCCTTTATTTTCATCAATCAAATGATTGCTTAAGAAATTTGTTCCTGCCTTTTTCATGCCAATTAGTAAGCTACGATATTTTTGCTCTAAACTGTAAAGCTGCGGGAAAGTGGAGCTCATACTTAATTGCTCGATATCACCTGCAAATGTACCTGCCAGTAAAGGTTCTACTAAGTTTTCCACGATCTCTGCACCAAATCTTCTTCTAAAAAAGGCACCTAACGGTTGATCGTCATCTTGTGCTGAACGGGGAATGAAAAAATCCCCCGCAGCACGCACTTTTCCGCTAAGTGAAAATAACCCTGATGTTATGAATGACGAGATATGAGGCGTTTCTCCAGATAAAAGTTGACTAGGAATAGGGTATAACTGGCTACCTACTGCAACATAAGTCGGTCCTGCATTACTCGTTTGTATTTTCTGCTCGATACCGAGATCCTTCGCTAAAGCACTAACATAGTTTTCACGATCAAAAAAAGATTCTGGCCCGCGCTCAATAATAAAACCATCTTTTCTCAATGTTTGAATTTTTCCGCCAAGACGTAATGACGACTCGACAAGTACGATATCTAATGGCAATTCTTTTGCGCTTGCTTCTTTTTGCATATAGAACGCAGCTGTAAGGCCTGTAATGCCAGCGCCTATGACAACTACCTTTCGTCTTTTCTGAGTCACCAACATCATCACTTTCTTTTCGCTTAGCTTAATTTTTTATGAATTGCATCTACCATCGCATCGATAAATAATGGGTGTGTATTTGGCATCGCTGGGCGATAGTATTTTGCGTCAAGTTCATCACAAACAACTTTACACTCAAAATCATTATCATATAATACTTCTAAATGCTCCGTTACAAAACCTACTGGTGTATAAACAAATGAACGGTAACCTTTTTCTTCAAATAGTTCACGAGTTAAGTCTTGGACATCTGGACCAATCCAAGGTTCTGGTGTTTGCCCTGCTGATTGCCAGCCCACCTCAACATTTTTTAAACCTGTTGCTTCTTGAATAAGTCGAGCTGTTTCGATTAATTGATCCTCATAAGGATCTCCTAAATCTTTAATCTTTTCAGGAAGTGAATGTGCTGACACGATTAAACATGCTTTTTCACGTTCTTCCTCAGACATAGCCTCAAACGTAGCATTCACTTGTTGTTTCCAATACTCGATGAATTTTGGCTCATCGTACCAAGACTCTACAGAAGTAATCGTTAAACGATCACCTGCCGCCTCTACAGCACGACCGTTATAGGATTTAATAGAGAACGTAGAGAAATGAGGAGCTAAAACAATAGAAACCGCTTCTTTGATGCCCTCTGCCACCATTTGCTCAACTGCATCTTCAATAAATGGATGAATATGCTTTAAACCAATAAACAATTTATATTCCACTGTATCCTGCACTTCATTTAACCGTGCACATAAAGCTTCAGCTTGTGCCTGTGTTGCTGCTGCTAATGGTGATAAACCACCAATTGCTTCATAGCGGCTACGAAGATCTTCTAAATGCTCTTCAGAAGGTTTGCGGCCATGACGAATATGTGTATAGTAAGGTTCGATATCTTCTTCTTTATAAGGTGTTCCGTATGCCATTACCAATAAGCCTTTAACTTCTTTCATTACCCATTCACCTCAAAAATTGTTTTATATTTTATACATTATGTGATAAAAAGAAGCTGCCCAGTCTTTCATATTGGACAGCTCCCTTTCTATGATAAAATCATTCATCCATAGAAAAGGGATTTTCACATTTAATTTGTTTGTTATTAGGAACGTGCTTGAATTTGCTGTGCACTATACTCATGAATAAGTGTAGTCAGACGTTTTAATACATCTGGATCTACTTCTGGGAAAACTCCATGCCCCAGGTTAAAAATATGTCCTGGCATTTCTAAGCCTTGGTCAATAATATCTTTGGCTCTTTTTTCAATAACAGACCAATCCGCAAGTAATAGAGATGGGTCTAAGTTACCTTGAACAGGTTTTGTAATGCCATTTGCACGTGCCTCTTTAATAGGTAAACGCCAGTCTAAGCCAACAACATCAATCGGTAAATCATTCCATTCTTTTGCTAAATGGCTAGCACCGACACCAAATTGAATTAATGGCACATTTTCTTTTTGCAACTCTGCAAAAATTCGCGTCATAATTGGTTTTATAAACACACGGTAATCTTCAACATTTAATGCACCAACCCAAGAATCGAAGACTTGTATTGCTTTTGCACCCGCTTTAATTTGAGCAGTTACATCTGCAATAATCATATCAGCTAGTTTATCCATTAATGCAAACCATGCTTGAGGTTCTGATACCATAAATGATTTTGTTTTATTATAGTTTTTTGACGGACCGCCTTCAATCATGTAGCTTGCAAGTGTAAATGGTGCGCCAGCAAAACCGATTAAAGGAACATTTAATTGCTCTTCTGTCAGCAACTTAATCGTTTCTAATACAAAGGGTGTATGCTCTTTAGCATTAAATTCACCTAATTTTTCTACATCCGCAACTGAACGAATAGGATTTGAAATAACAGGACCAACGCCTGCTTTGATTTTTACATCTATCCCAATGCCAGGAAGAGGTGTGACAATATCTTTGTATAAAATAGCAGCATCGACATTGTAATTTTCTACAGGTAGACGAGTGACATACGCACATAGCTCAGGTTGATGTGTAATTTCCTCTAAGGAATATTTTTCTTTTATAGCACGGTATTCTGGCTGTGAACGTCCTGCCTGACGCATATACCATACTGGCGTGTGTGCTGTCCTTTCTCCACGTGCAGCTCGCAGAAGTGTATCATTAAAAGTTGTCATGAAATTTCCTTCCCCTCAAAAAATCATTTTTCTCCTTTATACCTGTTGTTTCACTTTCGGTACAAAAAATATTTGGTGAATCAAGTTAAAAATGTCTTGTTTATTCCTTTATTATTGATATCCGTTTCCAATAGTAAACGCTTCCTCTGTTATTGTATAGTTTTCCTAGTGAAATGTCATAAAATTGTTCTTTCTCGGCAGATTCTTTTTGGTCAAAGCGTTAGACTTATGCTTAAAAGGGTATAATCACGCTATAATTAATAAGATTCATAAGGAGGATAAATTGATGTATATTTATTTAACTTCTGGTACTGGTGATTTTTTAGAACAGGTAAAAAATAAGTATCCAAATGAGCATATGATCTTAATCCACGGAGACGGAAACTCTGTCTTGATACATGAAACAGAAGGAAAAACAGTGTTTGCAACGCCTCGTAAATTCGAAGTTTTGGATTCAGTAAATGACCTAGAGGAACGAGGCTTCTTTGTTTTTAATAATATTCCTGTGACAGACGAGGGACGTCCTGTATTCGAACACCGCTTTTTAGAGCGTTCGCGAGCCATTGAGGAGGAGCCGGGCTTTGTTGCCTTCCGTTTATTAAGACCCATCAAGAGTGATACTTACATTGTCATGACACAATGGAATGGGCCACATTCATTTGAAGCATGGAAGAGTTCTAAAGCCTTTGAAAATGCCCATGCTAAAAAAGATGATTCAACTGGAGTACGCCAGCAGAACATCTTTTCAGCAGCTTCTTATGTAACAACCTATAGCGCAATACCGAAGGAAGAAGATTCACAATAAGCCTAAATAATTAAAAGCTCATTTATCCAACAATAGCATTGGGTGAATGAGCTTTTTAATTTATCAATAGTATTCTATTCTACTTAGAAACCTTCGATGTCAATTCACTAATAACCAAAACAACGATGACAGTAATATAAAACATTGGTTGTGTCATTGCACATAAGCCCACAATAATAGCTTGTGTAATCATTGCTAAACGCACAACCTGCTTCACAGCTAATGGACGGGCATTATCGGGTAATGGATAGAGCATATCCATTCGAAATTCACCGCTTGATAGTAATGCTTGCTTTAACTGAATGGTTGTCGCAAAGCTCAGTGCACCAGCAGCAATCCATGTAACGACAGGAATGTCTACAAATGCAGCAATGATTGCTGAAATAGCTGTAAGACGAAGCCATAAATAGAAATGGTCATCTGTTCGAACAAAGGTACGAAATACCAGATACTTTTGAGCATTGCCCTTACCGTATGGTACAAATTTATAGAGCCAGTCCATCCAACTACGGCGACGGATGCTTCCATGTAAATGGGGTACGTCTGTAAAATAATTAGCAAAACGGTAAAAGCTCATCATACGATTCTGTTCAAGCTTTACAAAATGTTCATAAGGCACAGGTTCACCGGTCGATTTTTTTCTAAAGACAATGATATAAATAACGCTGATAACTGTAACGACTACTGCTAATAGGAGCTGAGCATGGAGTCCCAAATAGATTGCAGCTGCAAATACGATAGCTCGAATAAGCCTGTCCACCCAGACCATATTGCCTCGTTCACTATAACGATAGTTGAATTCTCCTTGAACACTTATATATTTCAAAACAATGACAAGTAAAAATACTGTCCATATGTCGATCGTTGTTAATTCCGTTACTGCTTTTAATAATGGAATACAAACAATATAGACAATCGCTACTATCCACACTTGAGACCAATAAGTCCAAGCCAATGCCTTATTAAAATACTGTGATATTTTTGATTCTAAAGGCAATAGGTATACTTGGTCTGGCTCTCTCAAGAGCGTAGTAGGGCGGCTAAAGGCCAATAAAATCCCTACGATTAGAGCAATGATGATTTCTGCTGGAAAGTCTGTTTGTACAACTTTCAGCCATTCACTATATTGATAGCCCCCTGCTCCAATAAGAAAAACAAGTACAATCGCAATATGCCCTGTAAATATAAATTGCATATATTTTTGTACTTCTCCTATATAATGCATGAAGCGAGAGGACCATACATCACGCAAGTTCTTCATGGTCCCGCTCCTTTGTCATGGCAATATAGAGATCGTCCAATGTCGCATTCGGCATTGCAAACGATTTGCGTAAATCAGCCATTGTTCCCTGCGCTCGAACTCTTCCTTCGTGCAATAAAATAATTCGATCACAATGCTTTTCAGCTGTCGATAGTATGTGTGTAGACATTAATATAGAAGCACCTTCTTTTTTCTTTTCATCCATCTGGTCTAATAATGATTGAATACCTAGGGGATCTAAGCCCACAAAAGGCTCATCAATAATATAAAGACTTGGATTCACTAAAAAGGCACACATAATCATGACTTTTTGACGCATTCCCTTTGAAAAATGCGAAGGGAACCAATTTAATCTTTTCTCCATTCGAAATTCTTTTAATAGCACCTCTGAACGAGCATCAAGGGTTGCCTTATCAATACCATATGCCATCGCTGTTAACTCTAAATGCTCTCTTAATGTAAGCTCATCATATAGCACAGGGGTTTCGGGAATATAGGAAAAGGCTGTTCGATACTTGTCCGTATCTTCTTTTAATGTTACCCCGTTTAGTCGAATGTCCCCTTCCTTTGGTAACATTGTTCCTATAATATGTTTAATTGTTGTACTTTTACCAGCTCCATTTAAACCGATTAAGCCAACTAATTCCCCTTTTCCAATAGTAAAAGATAAATCTTTAATAACAGGTTTTCTAGTATATCCACCCGTCACATGCTGTACCTCTAATACTGACATATCCTCACTCCTCTTCTTGTTTTATATTTTATCAAAAATTAGCAAATGATACAGGTTTGAGTATGATAGAATGTATTTACACATACGTTAAGGGGGAAATTCTCATGAGCGATTGCCTATTCTGCAAAATTATCGATGGATCCATTCCAAGTACAAAAATCTACGAGGATGACCATGTCTATGCCTTTACAGATATTTCACCTGTTGCTAAAGGCCACACATTATTAA is a genomic window containing:
- a CDS encoding response regulator transcription factor yields the protein MTTVLIVDDEQDMRKLIEMMLNNSDIETFTAANGTEAYDVIVREKIDLVLLDVMMPHEDGFVVCQSIRAMSNVPIIFLTARDANEDKVKGLTLGGDDYIVKPFTHDELVARIYAVLRRSGANITELQQKYVIFGPIKIDEIARKVSVDGKSIPLTLKEFELLHLFMKNPGNAYTREQLLERIWDIDYVGGTRTVDTHIKTLRIKLGKDAAAHIQTVWGVGYRFDPGE
- a CDS encoding YncE family protein, with translation MIKLKKWAFFIFSLLQIIWLAGCAEKSYEPIERDRNFIASLNIQEPSLDFIDEDGNVFATWLFDKAYSGAILLGNDQILLYGHQLNNIDVYTISTGEKLYSKKVEIGTTNVYYDDNIQQFFITNSKTNTVTSFDREGNELGSQQLGNYPMSMASYQDKLYVINFKDTKLSVLNMKDLSIEQEWPIQKSSHGIAILEETHELWIGGHGEGSKPNSSVKKYDLSTGQLHGEIDMPLMPVGLKKTKDAVLVVSHGHNELYVASFDGQIKWHQEVGANPFVVNQFNNYIVVAGYDDHTLYFIKDGQKEKTVDVGKGAFQLLVREEQ
- a CDS encoding glycosyltransferase, whose product is MISISLCMIVKNEEDVIGRCLESVKDLVDEINIVDTGSTDSTKQVVAQFTDRIFDFKWIHHFAAARNFSFQQATKEYILWLDADDVLLEEDREKFKALKESLTSDIDAISMNYHLSFDHEGNVDALIRRYRLVRRDKKFQWIGAVHEYLEVGGMLFDSDVAVSHLPLTHDHTRNIEIYKQLVESGETLSPRDTFYFANELLDHGYYEEAIHYYELFLTSKLGWVEDNIRACFKLADCFSHLNDTENNFSAILRSFEYDVPRPEACCRLGYHFMEQNRNDEAIFWYEQALVIKQKPNAPFQNKSFTTWLPHLQLCVLYDRLQQYELANAHNELASSFIPNDPKILHNKRYFESILANGLDDI
- the hemY gene encoding protoporphyrinogen oxidase, translated to MMLVTQKRRKVVVIGAGITGLTAAFYMQKEASAKELPLDIVLVESSLRLGGKIQTLRKDGFIIERGPESFFDRENYVSALAKDLGIEQKIQTSNAGPTYVAVGSQLYPIPSQLLSGETPHISSFITSGLFSLSGKVRAAGDFFIPRSAQDDDQPLGAFFRRRFGAEIVENLVEPLLAGTFAGDIEQLSMSSTFPQLYSLEQKYRSLLIGMKKAGTNFLSNHLIDENKGIFQTFSNGLETLIESIEESLLPGTVMKGVKVEEIEHGKDGTVQVMLNNFSNIKADAVIIATPFNVAEKMFSKHSLLNELGTMKAATIATVTMAFKKEQLGDLDALSFYVSRNSDFSITSCTWMNRKWPGTSPDDYVLLRSYIGRVGDEAIVALSDTEIEKTVLQDLNKTIGVNGEPMMTVVTRWKNAMPQYTVGHEAKVQRIKQELYEHFPTVKLAGSSFEGISIPECVQQGKHIAEDVVREMFQQ
- the hemH gene encoding ferrochelatase, whose translation is MKEVKGLLVMAYGTPYKEEDIEPYYTHIRHGRKPSEEHLEDLRSRYEAIGGLSPLAAATQAQAEALCARLNEVQDTVEYKLFIGLKHIHPFIEDAVEQMVAEGIKEAVSIVLAPHFSTFSIKSYNGRAVEAAGDRLTITSVESWYDEPKFIEYWKQQVNATFEAMSEEEREKACLIVSAHSLPEKIKDLGDPYEDQLIETARLIQEATGLKNVEVGWQSAGQTPEPWIGPDVQDLTRELFEEKGYRSFVYTPVGFVTEHLEVLYDNDFECKVVCDELDAKYYRPAMPNTHPLFIDAMVDAIHKKLS
- the hemE gene encoding uroporphyrinogen decarboxylase, which encodes MTTFNDTLLRAARGERTAHTPVWYMRQAGRSQPEYRAIKEKYSLEEITHQPELCAYVTRLPVENYNVDAAILYKDIVTPLPGIGIDVKIKAGVGPVISNPIRSVADVEKLGEFNAKEHTPFVLETIKLLTEEQLNVPLIGFAGAPFTLASYMIEGGPSKNYNKTKSFMVSEPQAWFALMDKLADMIIADVTAQIKAGAKAIQVFDSWVGALNVEDYRVFIKPIMTRIFAELQKENVPLIQFGVGASHLAKEWNDLPIDVVGLDWRLPIKEARANGITKPVQGNLDPSLLLADWSVIEKRAKDIIDQGLEMPGHIFNLGHGVFPEVDPDVLKRLTTLIHEYSAQQIQARS
- a CDS encoding antibiotic biosynthesis monooxygenase family protein is translated as MYIYLTSGTGDFLEQVKNKYPNEHMILIHGDGNSVLIHETEGKTVFATPRKFEVLDSVNDLEERGFFVFNNIPVTDEGRPVFEHRFLERSRAIEEEPGFVAFRLLRPIKSDTYIVMTQWNGPHSFEAWKSSKAFENAHAKKDDSTGVRQQNIFSAASYVTTYSAIPKEEDSQ